A region from the Melanotaenia boesemani isolate fMelBoe1 chromosome 11, fMelBoe1.pri, whole genome shotgun sequence genome encodes:
- the suds3 gene encoding sin3 histone deacetylase corepressor complex component SDS3 isoform X1, with product MASTLISPIVDYYNDEEEIDSVDDDDDRSFRGRDSEEDTEDASETDLAKHDEDDYVEIKEQMYQDKLASLKRQLQQLQEGTLQEYQKRMKKLDQQYKERLRNADLFLQLETDQVERNYIKEKKAAVKEFDDKKVELKENLIAELEEKKKMIENEKVSMELTGDSMDVKPIMTRKLRRRPNDPVPIPDKRRKPAPAQLNYLLTDEQIMEDLRTLNKLKSPKRPVSPSSPEHIPSAPMENPSQRYEARIEEGKLYYDKRWYHKSQAIYLESKDNTKISCVISSVGTNEIWVRKTSDSTKMRIYLGQLQRGTFVIRRRSAA from the exons ATGGCTTCGACTTTAATATCGCCAATCGTTGATTACTATAACGATGAAGAAGAAATAGACAGCGTGGATGACGACGATGACCGAAGTTTCAGAGGAAGAGACTCGGAAGAAG ACACAGAGGATGCCAGTGAAACAGATCTTGCCAAGCATGATGAGGATGACTATGTGGAAATCAAGGAGCA AATGTATCAAGACAAACTGGCCTCCCTAAAAAGACAGCTGCAGCAGTTGCaagaag GTACATTGCAGGAGTATCAGAAGAGAATGAAGAAGTTGGACCAGCAGTACAAAGAGAGACTTCGAAATGCAG ATTTGTTTCTCCAGCTTGAG ACAGATCAGGTGGAGAGGAATTATATCAAAGAGAAGAAGGCAGCTGTGAAGGAGTTTGACGATAAAAAGGTGGAACTGAAGGAAAACTTAATCGCAGAgctggaggaaaagaagaaaatgattgAGAACGAGAAAGTTTCGATGGAGCTGACAGGAG ACTCGATGGACGTAAAACCGATCATGACGAGGAAGCTAAGGAGACGGCCCAATGATCCAGTCCCAATACCAGACAAGCGGAGGAAACCTGCACCAG CTCAGCTTAATTATTTGTTAACAGATGAGCAAATAATGGAAGATTTAAGAACACTTAATAAG CTTAAATCACCAAAACGGCCAG TGTCACCCTCATCTCCAGAGCACATCCCCTCTGCCCCCATGGAAAACCCATCCCAGCGCTATGAAGCCCGTATTGAGGAGGGGAAACTTTACTACGATAAAAGATG GTATCACAAGAGCCAAGCAATCTACCTGGAGTCAAAGGACAACACGAAGATTAGCTGTGTCATCAGTTCAGTGGGGACCAATGAG ATCTGGGTGAGGAAGACGAGCGATAGTACAAAGATGAGGATCTATCTGGGACAGCTGCAGAGAGGAACATTTGTCATCCGTCGACGGTCGGCTGCGTGA
- the suds3 gene encoding sin3 histone deacetylase corepressor complex component SDS3 isoform X2, whose product MTTLQDTEDASETDLAKHDEDDYVEIKEQMYQDKLASLKRQLQQLQEGTLQEYQKRMKKLDQQYKERLRNADLFLQLETDQVERNYIKEKKAAVKEFDDKKVELKENLIAELEEKKKMIENEKVSMELTGDSMDVKPIMTRKLRRRPNDPVPIPDKRRKPAPAQLNYLLTDEQIMEDLRTLNKLKSPKRPVSPSSPEHIPSAPMENPSQRYEARIEEGKLYYDKRWYHKSQAIYLESKDNTKISCVISSVGTNEIWVRKTSDSTKMRIYLGQLQRGTFVIRRRSAA is encoded by the exons ATGACAACACTACAAG ACACAGAGGATGCCAGTGAAACAGATCTTGCCAAGCATGATGAGGATGACTATGTGGAAATCAAGGAGCA AATGTATCAAGACAAACTGGCCTCCCTAAAAAGACAGCTGCAGCAGTTGCaagaag GTACATTGCAGGAGTATCAGAAGAGAATGAAGAAGTTGGACCAGCAGTACAAAGAGAGACTTCGAAATGCAG ATTTGTTTCTCCAGCTTGAG ACAGATCAGGTGGAGAGGAATTATATCAAAGAGAAGAAGGCAGCTGTGAAGGAGTTTGACGATAAAAAGGTGGAACTGAAGGAAAACTTAATCGCAGAgctggaggaaaagaagaaaatgattgAGAACGAGAAAGTTTCGATGGAGCTGACAGGAG ACTCGATGGACGTAAAACCGATCATGACGAGGAAGCTAAGGAGACGGCCCAATGATCCAGTCCCAATACCAGACAAGCGGAGGAAACCTGCACCAG CTCAGCTTAATTATTTGTTAACAGATGAGCAAATAATGGAAGATTTAAGAACACTTAATAAG CTTAAATCACCAAAACGGCCAG TGTCACCCTCATCTCCAGAGCACATCCCCTCTGCCCCCATGGAAAACCCATCCCAGCGCTATGAAGCCCGTATTGAGGAGGGGAAACTTTACTACGATAAAAGATG GTATCACAAGAGCCAAGCAATCTACCTGGAGTCAAAGGACAACACGAAGATTAGCTGTGTCATCAGTTCAGTGGGGACCAATGAG ATCTGGGTGAGGAAGACGAGCGATAGTACAAAGATGAGGATCTATCTGGGACAGCTGCAGAGAGGAACATTTGTCATCCGTCGACGGTCGGCTGCGTGA